One Streptomyces sp. NBC_00223 genomic window carries:
- a CDS encoding nitric oxide synthase oxygenase, whose translation MTFHHPRATPVRRRTAEHGALLEAAGDFIRRFAAEEPDATDPRRRLTQIAAEVAVSGTYAHTPAELAYGARVAWRNSERCIGRLYWNNLIVRDLRHLDHPDDIAEQCFEHLRIATNNGRIRPVISVFAPDRPGRPAPRLLGEQLVRYADDPRSAERTALARELGWKGGNGAFEVLPLMVQTAPGRQPEMYEVPEDAVLEVPLTHPGLPGFAALGLRWYAVPAVSDMSLEIGGITYPAAPFNGWYMGTEIGSRNLGDPGRYNLLPVVAALLGLDTGSERTLWRDRALVELNLAVLHSFGQAGVTMADHHTESTRFLAHVERENRHGRRVPTDWSWIVPPLSGSATAVFHRYYDAPDPDLRPAFVHRAAPQDSPGVCPYRP comes from the coding sequence GTGACCTTCCACCACCCGCGTGCCACGCCGGTCCGCCGCCGTACCGCCGAGCACGGCGCTCTCCTGGAGGCCGCCGGGGACTTCATCCGCCGGTTCGCCGCCGAGGAGCCGGACGCGACCGACCCCCGGCGCAGACTGACGCAGATCGCCGCCGAGGTGGCGGTGTCCGGCACCTACGCGCACACGCCGGCCGAACTGGCCTACGGCGCGCGGGTCGCGTGGCGCAACTCCGAGCGCTGCATCGGCCGCCTGTACTGGAACAACCTGATCGTTCGCGACCTACGGCACCTCGACCACCCCGACGACATCGCCGAGCAGTGCTTCGAGCACCTGCGCATCGCCACCAACAACGGCCGTATACGGCCGGTCATCAGCGTCTTCGCGCCCGACCGGCCGGGCCGGCCGGCGCCGCGGCTGCTGGGCGAGCAGCTCGTGCGCTACGCGGACGACCCACGAAGCGCGGAGCGGACCGCGCTGGCGAGGGAGCTGGGCTGGAAGGGTGGCAACGGCGCCTTCGAGGTGCTGCCGCTGATGGTGCAGACCGCGCCCGGCCGACAGCCGGAGATGTACGAGGTACCCGAGGACGCCGTGCTGGAAGTACCGCTGACCCACCCGGGTCTTCCGGGCTTCGCCGCGCTCGGCCTGCGCTGGTACGCGGTCCCGGCCGTCAGCGACATGTCGCTGGAGATCGGCGGGATCACGTATCCGGCCGCGCCCTTCAACGGCTGGTACATGGGCACCGAGATCGGCTCGCGCAACCTCGGGGACCCCGGCCGCTACAACCTGCTGCCCGTCGTCGCCGCCCTGCTCGGGCTCGACACCGGCAGCGAGCGCACCCTGTGGCGCGACCGGGCCCTGGTGGAGCTGAACCTGGCCGTCCTGCACTCCTTCGGGCAGGCCGGGGTCACGATGGCCGACCACCACACCGAGTCCACCCGCTTCCTGGCCCACGTCGAGCGCGAGAACCGCCACGGCCGCCGCGTGCCGACGGACTGGAGCTGGATCGTCCCCCCGCTGTCGGGCTCGGCGACCGCGGTCTTCCACCGCTACTACGATGCCCCGGACCCCGACCTGCGCCCCGCCTTCGTCCACCGCGCGGCTCCCCAGGACTCCCCCGGCGTCTGCCCCTACCGCCCCTAG
- a CDS encoding GH25 family lysozyme produces the protein MPPTSSLVRRLICAAAPLTATALLFLTAGPAAASARPAAAPAATVLTHPEADFAGAGLHRAAAGAHSASAATPEATPAAVAGLPGLDVSDWQGTVNWSSVHSAGATFAYVKATEGTTYTSPSFSGQYTGAYNAGLVHGAYHFAIPNNSTGAVQADYFVGHGGGWSADGRTLPPALDIEYNPYGATCYGLSQSAMVTWIRSFSDEVHARTGRYPAIYTTTDWWTTCTGNNSGFGATNPLWVARYTGSVGTLPAGWSAQTIWQYADSGTFPGDQDSFNGSAAALTAFAKGTGGTPPPPPPSAGWPTVKQGQSGEAVRAIQYLLNAHGTSLTVDGQFGPGTDTAVRTFQSAHSLTVDGIVGTNTWKALVGS, from the coding sequence ATGCCCCCAACCAGCAGTCTCGTTCGTCGCCTGATCTGCGCCGCAGCTCCCCTGACGGCGACCGCTCTCCTGTTCCTGACGGCCGGTCCGGCGGCCGCCTCCGCGCGGCCGGCCGCGGCCCCCGCGGCCACCGTGCTCACGCACCCCGAGGCGGACTTCGCGGGCGCCGGACTGCACCGGGCTGCCGCCGGCGCACACAGCGCGTCCGCGGCGACGCCGGAGGCGACGCCCGCCGCGGTCGCCGGCCTGCCCGGCCTCGACGTCAGCGACTGGCAGGGGACGGTCAACTGGTCCTCGGTCCACAGCGCGGGGGCCACCTTCGCCTACGTCAAAGCCACCGAGGGGACCACGTACACCAGTCCCTCCTTCAGCGGCCAGTACACCGGCGCCTACAACGCCGGACTGGTCCACGGCGCCTACCACTTCGCCATCCCCAACAACTCCACCGGCGCCGTCCAGGCCGACTACTTCGTCGGGCACGGCGGCGGCTGGTCCGCGGACGGCAGAACCCTGCCGCCGGCCCTGGACATCGAGTACAACCCCTACGGCGCCACCTGCTACGGCCTGAGCCAGAGCGCGATGGTGACCTGGATCAGGAGCTTCAGCGACGAGGTCCACGCCAGGACCGGCCGCTACCCGGCGATCTACACCACCACCGACTGGTGGACCACCTGCACCGGCAACAACAGCGGCTTCGGCGCCACCAACCCGCTGTGGGTCGCCCGCTACACCGGCAGCGTCGGGACACTGCCGGCCGGCTGGTCCGCACAGACCATCTGGCAGTACGCCGACTCCGGCACCTTCCCCGGCGACCAGGACAGCTTCAACGGCAGCGCCGCCGCCCTCACGGCTTTCGCCAAGGGCACCGGCGGCACTCCCCCGCCCCCGCCGCCGTCGGCCGGCTGGCCGACGGTCAAGCAGGGGCAGTCCGGCGAGGCGGTACGGGCGATCCAGTATCTGCTCAACGCGCACGGCACCTCGCTGACCGTGGACGGCCAGTTCGGACCCGGCACCGACACCGCCGTACGCACCTTCCAGTCCGCACACAGCCTCACCGTCGACGGCATCGTCGGCACCAACACCTGGAAAGCGCTCGTCGGCTCGTAA
- a CDS encoding class I SAM-dependent methyltransferase, producing MVGTGHRNTGAEGVEGGVGLTALLVAAARAIETHRHDSLARDIYAEHFVLAAPASASWPVRMQQVPDGDANPLWGRFARYFGLRTRALDDFLLRSVHAGSARQVVLLGAGLDARAFRLDWPPGCVIFEIDRESVLAFKHKVLGGLSATPKAARVPIPIDLRADWVGALTDAGFDTAAPTVWLAEGLLFYLPSAAETYLIDTVDRLSTEGSALAFEVKLERDLLAYRDSPLYTSTKHQIGIDLLNLFDGEPRPDSAGDLAGKGWSTSVRTPFDFTRRHGRGPLPEQNDALAGNRWVFANKSRP from the coding sequence ATGGTCGGCACAGGGCATCGCAACACCGGTGCGGAAGGCGTGGAAGGAGGCGTCGGCCTGACCGCTCTCCTGGTCGCCGCGGCACGGGCGATCGAAACCCACCGCCACGACAGCCTGGCACGGGACATCTACGCGGAGCACTTCGTGCTCGCCGCACCGGCGTCCGCAAGCTGGCCGGTCCGCATGCAACAGGTTCCGGACGGGGACGCGAACCCGCTGTGGGGGCGATTCGCGCGGTACTTCGGTCTGCGCACGAGGGCCCTCGACGACTTTCTCCTCAGGTCGGTGCACGCCGGGAGCGCTCGCCAAGTAGTCCTGCTCGGGGCGGGTTTGGATGCGCGGGCGTTCCGCCTCGATTGGCCTCCCGGCTGCGTGATCTTCGAGATCGACAGGGAAAGCGTGCTGGCGTTCAAGCACAAGGTGCTCGGCGGACTGTCGGCCACCCCGAAGGCGGCGCGCGTACCGATTCCGATCGATCTGCGCGCCGACTGGGTCGGAGCGCTGACCGACGCCGGCTTCGACACGGCCGCACCGACCGTCTGGCTGGCCGAGGGGTTGCTGTTCTACCTGCCCAGTGCCGCCGAGACCTACCTCATCGACACGGTGGACCGGTTGAGCACGGAGGGAAGCGCTCTGGCGTTCGAGGTCAAGCTGGAGAGGGACTTGCTGGCCTACCGCGACAGCCCGCTGTACACCTCGACGAAGCACCAGATCGGCATCGACCTGCTCAACCTGTTCGATGGAGAACCGCGGCCCGACTCCGCGGGTGACCTGGCCGGCAAGGGCTGGTCCACATCGGTCCGCACCCCCTTCGACTTCACCCGCCGGCACGGACGCGGCCCGCTGCCCGAGCAGAACGACGCGCTGGCGGGCAACCGGTGGGTGTTCGCGAACAAGTCCCGGCCCTGA
- a CDS encoding cryptochrome/photolyase family protein, which yields MAPRTHWLFGDQLGPHFLDPRHGGPDRDAPVVMIEARSVLRRRRFHRAKAHLVLSAMRHRAAELGDRVRYVRAGTYTEGLAAVLGRGRERVTVCHPTSRAALGLVTSLERVDVLPARGFLVPHAEFARWVDGHGAGGLRMEGFYRWVRAQHGLLMEGGEPVGGRWNFDHDNRESPPRGAATLHLAEPWRPAEDEIDAEVRRDLDRWERDGEVSFVGGDGPREFPVTRREALAALRHFLSHRLADFGRYEDAMLAADPVMSHSRVSAPLNLGLLDPAECVERAEKVWRAGAAPLNSVEGFVRQIAGWREYVWQLYWHFGEDYRGRNALRHREPLPGWFLDLDAEAVTANCLSTVLAQVRDTGWTHHIPRLMVLGSRALQDGWDPAAVTDWFHRCFVDGHDWVMLPNVLGMSQYADGGLMTTKPYTSGGAYIHKMSDLCGPCAYRPTDRVGEHACPYTTGYWAFLHRHRSELSGNHRMARAVQGLDRLGDLPELLEQAAARGGQAP from the coding sequence ATGGCCCCCCGTACACACTGGCTCTTCGGCGATCAGCTCGGCCCGCACTTCCTGGATCCGCGGCACGGCGGACCTGACAGGGACGCTCCCGTGGTGATGATCGAGGCGCGCTCCGTTCTGCGCCGGCGGCGCTTCCATCGGGCAAAGGCGCATCTGGTGCTGTCCGCCATGCGGCACCGCGCGGCCGAACTGGGCGACCGGGTCCGGTATGTGCGCGCCGGGACGTACACGGAAGGGCTGGCCGCGGTGCTGGGCCGCGGCAGGGAACGGGTGACGGTCTGCCATCCGACCTCGCGCGCCGCGCTGGGCCTGGTCACTTCGCTGGAGCGGGTCGATGTTCTGCCCGCGAGGGGATTTCTGGTGCCGCACGCCGAGTTCGCACGGTGGGTGGACGGGCACGGCGCCGGCGGACTGCGGATGGAGGGTTTCTACCGGTGGGTCCGCGCGCAGCACGGTCTGCTCATGGAGGGTGGCGAACCGGTCGGCGGCAGGTGGAATTTCGACCACGACAACCGCGAGTCCCCGCCGCGCGGGGCCGCCACACTGCACCTGGCGGAACCGTGGAGGCCGGCCGAGGACGAGATCGACGCGGAAGTCCGCCGCGACCTCGACCGGTGGGAGCGCGACGGCGAGGTGTCCTTCGTGGGCGGCGACGGACCGCGGGAGTTCCCCGTCACCCGGCGGGAGGCGCTGGCTGCGCTGCGCCACTTCCTTTCCCACCGGCTGGCGGACTTCGGCCGCTACGAGGACGCCATGCTGGCCGCCGACCCGGTGATGAGCCACAGCCGGGTGTCCGCGCCGCTCAACCTCGGGCTGCTCGACCCCGCCGAGTGCGTGGAGCGGGCCGAGAAGGTCTGGCGTGCCGGTGCCGCGCCGCTCAACAGCGTCGAGGGTTTCGTCCGGCAGATCGCCGGCTGGCGCGAGTACGTCTGGCAGCTGTACTGGCACTTCGGCGAGGACTACCGGGGGCGCAACGCGCTGCGACACCGTGAGCCGCTGCCCGGCTGGTTCCTCGACCTGGACGCCGAGGCGGTCACCGCGAACTGCCTGTCCACAGTGCTGGCCCAGGTGCGGGACACCGGCTGGACCCACCACATCCCGCGGCTCATGGTGCTCGGCAGCCGGGCACTCCAGGACGGCTGGGACCCCGCCGCCGTCACGGACTGGTTCCACCGCTGCTTCGTCGACGGCCATGACTGGGTGATGCTGCCCAACGTCCTCGGCATGTCGCAGTACGCCGACGGCGGGCTCATGACCACCAAGCCGTACACCTCCGGCGGCGCGTACATTCACAAGATGAGTGACCTGTGCGGCCCGTGCGCGTACCGGCCCACGGATCGGGTCGGAGAGCACGCCTGTCCCTACACCACGGGCTACTGGGCGTTCCTGCACCGTCACCGGTCGGAGCTGAGCGGCAACCACCGGATGGCCCGCGCCGTCCAGGGCCTGGACCGGCTGGGAGACCTGCCCGAACTCCTGGAGCAGGCAGCCGCGCGCGGTGGACAGGCGCCATGA
- a CDS encoding NAD(P)-dependent alcohol dehydrogenase translates to MRFGAAVLRSYESRFAVEEVILEAGPADGEILVEIAGCGMCRTDLAVRRSAGRSPLPTVLGHEGAGVVVETGGPDTGLSVGDHVVLSFDSCGHCRNCMGAAPAYCDSFASLNLFGGRKEAVPRFTDAAGGALAPRWFGQSSFAEYAVVPARNAVRVDPSLPIELLGPLGCGFLTGAGAVFNSFGVGPGDSIAVFGAGAVGLAAVMAATAAGAVTVAVDRHPERLALAERFRAIPLSAASADLPHRIRRLTDGGVQYALDTTGSAQLINDALRALRPTGNLGLVTRLHTTLPLEPGALDRGRRISHICEGDAVPGLLIPRLIGLWQAERFPFDQLIRTYPLADINEAERDCDAGTVVKPVLVPEGSCR, encoded by the coding sequence ATGAGGTTCGGTGCGGCCGTACTGCGCTCGTACGAGAGCCGGTTCGCCGTCGAGGAGGTGATCCTGGAGGCGGGGCCGGCCGATGGCGAGATCCTGGTCGAAATCGCGGGCTGCGGGATGTGCCGGACCGATCTCGCGGTCCGGCGTTCGGCGGGCCGCTCACCGCTGCCGACGGTGCTCGGCCACGAGGGGGCCGGGGTCGTGGTGGAGACGGGCGGCCCGGACACCGGCCTGAGCGTCGGCGACCATGTCGTGCTGAGCTTCGACTCCTGCGGGCACTGCCGGAACTGCATGGGCGCGGCCCCCGCCTACTGTGACTCCTTCGCCTCGCTCAACCTCTTCGGAGGGCGCAAGGAGGCCGTGCCGCGGTTCACCGACGCGGCCGGGGGCGCCTTGGCTCCCCGGTGGTTCGGCCAGTCCTCGTTCGCCGAGTACGCCGTGGTCCCGGCCCGCAACGCCGTCCGGGTGGATCCCTCGCTGCCCATCGAACTGCTCGGACCGCTCGGCTGCGGCTTCCTCACCGGAGCCGGAGCGGTCTTCAACTCCTTCGGTGTCGGCCCCGGCGACAGCATCGCGGTCTTCGGCGCGGGAGCGGTGGGCCTGGCCGCGGTGATGGCGGCCACCGCCGCCGGTGCGGTGACCGTGGCCGTCGACCGGCACCCCGAACGGCTTGCCCTCGCCGAGCGATTCCGCGCGATCCCGCTGTCCGCCGCATCGGCCGATCTGCCCCACCGCATTCGTCGACTGACCGACGGCGGCGTGCAGTACGCGCTGGACACCACGGGCTCCGCCCAACTGATCAACGACGCGCTCCGGGCCCTCCGCCCGACCGGCAACCTCGGCCTGGTGACACGGCTGCACACCACGCTGCCGCTCGAACCCGGGGCGCTGGACCGGGGCCGGCGGATCTCCCACATCTGTGAGGGGGACGCGGTGCCGGGACTGCTGATTCCACGGCTGATCGGCCTGTGGCAGGCCGAGCGGTTTCCCTTCGACCAGCTGATCCGTACGTACCCGCTCGCCGACATCAACGAGGCCGAACGCGACTGCGACGCGGGCACTGTGGTCAAACCCGTCCTGGTACCGGAGGGGAGCTGCCGATGA